The genomic interval TACGAAGGATGAAAACGGAGCAGAGGCGGGAACGCCTGTGTCACATTCTCACAGGAAGATCGAAGGCCCGTCGGTGGTGGCAGAATTGCTGTCAGGGATGACCTACGCAAGCGAAACCCGCTGACATTGAGGCTCTGCTTTGCCGGTTTATGCAACTTGTCTTCTCCATCTCTCGCCACAACGTGACCTCAGTCGAGCATTCGTTAGGAAGGCAGGAGACCTCTGCGCTGTGCGCTCGAGGCGATTACTTGACGAGTTGTGAGAAGACGTAGTCGCGCTCCTTTTGGCCAGCGTGGCAATTAAAGCAGGATGAAGCCACGTCAGCGTTCTTGATCAGCGGCTTGCGCGTTTCGGGATCAAACGCCTGAAAGCCCCAACCACCCGTTTCGGCAAATCGCCGCGGGTCTTTCACCATGATGGCTTCGACTTTTTTCTTTCCCGCGACGTAAGCTCCCTGCTCATTGACCGCTTCGTAGAGCACGAAGACCAATTGACTGCCGGTAGGATAGCGGCCTGCTGTTTGGCTCGCTTTCAGCCCAACGTTGTTGACATAGATATGATGGATGCCGCCAAAGGATTTGTAGAGCGGATGCTTTTCATCGAAGATCACCATGCTTTTGACGTGCGTCCATTGCCGATAATCAGGCAATGTCAATCGCTCAACATTGCCGGTGCCCTGCGATGCCAACGTTGTCATCGAGGCGTTCTCACCAGCTTGCACAATCAAAAGCAGTGTGATGAGAGCAATGCCAACGGTTATGACTTTCGGTTTTTGACCTCTCATAGTTATTCCTCCTGTGGTGCAGTTCATCGCTCGAGCCGTTTGGCTACCGAGCTTTTTTCAACGGGTATGGTAAGATACAAATCTGCTGTAAGGCCGTCAATTAGGCACTTTTTGGTACGTTGGTTACCAAAAAGTGAATGAGCTGTTGAAGCAATTCAAAGGCAAATCCCCATGAGCTTGGCGCACACCACGAACGATGAAAAGTTAGTAGTAGCACCATTACTGGCGCGTTAAACGGCGATGAATCGCCTGACTACAAACCTGTTTTTGCAGGCAGTGGGCAACTCAGCTTTGGATCGGCGGATTAGGGCCTCCGTAGTGTCAAATTGATGTCCATAATTTGTCCATATTTTTCTCGAATTTTGTTCTTCCTTATAGACGGATTTTAGACAACCGAGTAGAATTACCGACGATGCAACGCAAGCAGTATCCAATTAGAGTTGTAGCACGACGAACGGGGCTCACGCCTCATGTGATTCGCATGTGGGAGAAGCGATATAGCGCCGTGACGCCGACGCGCACAGCTACCAATCGGCGATTATATTCAGAGACTGACATTGAACGGTTGCTGTTGTTACGGCATGCGACGGAAATTGGCTATAGCATTGGGCAAGTCGCACAGTTGTCTACGCAGCGATTGATGACGATTACGGCGCAGGCTCAGGCCGCTGCCATTGTCCCTGCGCCTGACGGCTCGCGCTCTTCGGGGACAAATAACGCGGCGCAGTCACAAGAGGCCAACCCACAAGTTCATTTAGAGAAGTGCTTACAGGCGATTCGACAACTGGATGCGGCTGAGCTGGATGCTGCGCTGCGTCGTGCTGCCGTCTCCCTAAGCCGACCGGTGCTGCTTGAACAGCTCGTCTCGCCGCTGATGCAGACCGTCGGCGATTTGTGGCGAGAGGGTCAACTGAGGATTGTCCATGAGCATGTGGCGTCTTCGGTCGTTCGAGCTTTTTTGGCCAGTCTGGATGGAGCTTTTCAAGTCGCCGAGACAGCGCCCACGCTGATTGTCACAACCCCATCGGGCCAATGGCACGAAATTGGCGCGCTTCTTGCCGCCTGCGCGGCAGCAGCGGATGGCTGGCGAGTGGTCTATTTGGGGCCAAGTCTGCCGGCTGAAGAGATTGCTGGCGCTGTTGAGCGCCATCACGCCAAAGCTGTGGCGCTCAGCATCGTGTACCCCGGTGATGATCCACGCTTGGGTCTGGAGCTGCAGAAGCTGCGGCGCTACTTACCTACTCATACAATTCTGGTCGGCGGCCGCGTTGCTGATCAGTACATCGAGTTTTTAGATGCCATCAACGCCGTTCGGCTCGGTGATCTCTCTGCGTTCCGAACTGCCCTGCAAGCACTGCGGTCTCAACAACCGACGGATAGCTAGGAATAAGGTGTGGCCACGCCTCAACGAGTACTCAATGTGAGGGCTGCGCCGGTTGGCTTTGCCCATCCGCGGCGCTGGGGCATCAGTCTGATGGAGGCCTGGCAACTGGCCTTCGATGCCATCCTCATGCACAAGCTTCGCTCATTTCTGACGCTGCTGGGTGTGATTATCGGTGTGACGGTCGTTACCACGGTGGCCGCCGTGATCGAAGGCGCCGAACTCTACGTGCGCGAAAAGATTGCCGATTTGGGCCAAGGGATTTTTCGCGTCGAGAAAGCGAGCTTCGAAGTGATTGGCGACTTCAGAGCATTTCTTCAAGCGCGGGCGAAGAATCCTGATTTGACGCGTGAGGATTATGAGGCATTGAAAGCGCGCGTGCCGAACGCTGTTGCCATCGGCGCCAAAGATTCATCCACGTTGCCCGTCAAGTACGGCAGCAGCGAAATCAGCGAAGTGAACGTTCAAGGTGTGACGCCCAACATGGTTGATTTGAGTAACGTGACGATTGAGGTCGGGCGCTATATTGACGATACGGATGAGCTGCGGCGCCGCGCTGTATGTGTGATTGGCGCTGACATTGTCGAAGGCCTGTTCCCGCAACTAGACCCGCTCGGCAAGCAGATCAAGATCGGCGACCAGTTCTACACGGTGATCGGCGTGGCCAAAAAATTAGGA from Blastocatellia bacterium carries:
- a CDS encoding cytochrome P460 family protein, which gives rise to MRGQKPKVITVGIALITLLLIVQAGENASMTTLASQGTGNVERLTLPDYRQWTHVKSMVIFDEKHPLYKSFGGIHHIYVNNVGLKASQTAGRYPTGSQLVFVLYEAVNEQGAYVAGKKKVEAIMVKDPRRFAETGGWGFQAFDPETRKPLIKNADVASSCFNCHAGQKERDYVFSQLVK
- a CDS encoding MerR family transcriptional regulator is translated as MQRKQYPIRVVARRTGLTPHVIRMWEKRYSAVTPTRTATNRRLYSETDIERLLLLRHATEIGYSIGQVAQLSTQRLMTITAQAQAAAIVPAPDGSRSSGTNNAAQSQEANPQVHLEKCLQAIRQLDAAELDAALRRAAVSLSRPVLLEQLVSPLMQTVGDLWREGQLRIVHEHVASSVVRAFLASLDGAFQVAETAPTLIVTTPSGQWHEIGALLAACAAAADGWRVVYLGPSLPAEEIAGAVERHHAKAVALSIVYPGDDPRLGLELQKLRRYLPTHTILVGGRVADQYIEFLDAINAVRLGDLSAFRTALQALRSQQPTDS
- a CDS encoding ABC transporter permease, which produces MATPQRVLNVRAAPVGFAHPRRWGISLMEAWQLAFDAILMHKLRSFLTLLGVIIGVTVVTTVAAVIEGAELYVREKIADLGQGIFRVEKASFEVIGDFRAFLQARAKNPDLTREDYEALKARVPNAVAIGAKDSSTLPVKYGSSEISEVNVQGVTPNMVDLSNVTIEVGRYIDDTDELRRRAVCVIGADIVEGLFPQLDPLGKQIKIGDQFYTVIGVAKKLGSVLGQSQDNFVIVPLSTFQKQFGARRSLSIYIKGDPAVPLQRVQDQTRVVLRSRHQLAYNQEDDFSLVTNEATEALFGRFIAGVAAVALPVTGISLIVGGIVIMNTMLVSVSERTKEIGIRKSVGARRRDITIQFLLESSLLAGVGGVIGVVIALIITTLGSRVIGIPMALPLWALAAALLVSTGVGLTFGIYPAFRAARLDPVEAMRTEN